The proteins below are encoded in one region of Sphaerodactylus townsendi isolate TG3544 linkage group LG06, MPM_Stown_v2.3, whole genome shotgun sequence:
- the LOC125434861 gene encoding aurora kinase A and ninein-interacting protein, with the protein MKRKAGNPAEEKQEACGIWLDTSSLKKRKMKTLIAKPTLSLQNRALLYPAPEKVPLPFTKQTTISTFFRTQSAGEKKASTNSGLPGAASKSNHSLQGCESVEGKKSRLVASSFLPLLEFKLVPNDTYQASSHSNSRGMDRAKEEKLTTEDNNLASTHSAVSRSPLRNKNGGRRTSSTLCSQTNQNLKALRRDRSHSSFSKSCLSDSSDSENTDPQLERRGTAVKLRDFNQNMAGISSETVMALHVSDKGPENSQSGCTSSLFSQDSEGHRVISHHFSGEREKLCLLKQPLWDKSNRGTSPVYRDCFRTCFPKESGPQLPAGAEIQLESCYDLLFTEDSEGNRVIKH; encoded by the exons ATGAAACGGAAGGCCGGAAATCCTgcagaggagaagcaggaggCTTGTGGCATTTGGCTGGATACTTCATCCCTCAAAAAACGTAAAATGAAG ACCCTAATAGCTAAGCCAACATTAAGCCTGCAGAACAGGGCCTTGCTCTACCCTGCCCCAGAAAAAGTGCCTCTTCCCTTCACCAAGCAAACAACAATCTCCACATTCTTCAGGACTCAATCAGCAG gagAAAAGAAAGCCAGCACAAACTCAGGGCTGCCAGGCGCTGCGTCAAAAAGCAACCACAGCCTGCAAGGATGTGAATCAGTAGAAGGGAAGAAAAGCCGGTTGGTAGCCTCATCATTTCTGCCACTTCTGGAATTCAAACTTGTACCAAATGATACCTATCAAGCCTCTTCTCACAGTAACAGCAGAGGTATGGATCGAGCTAAGGAAGAAAAACTAACCACAGAAGATAACAACTTAGCCTCCACTCATAGTGCTGTTTCCAGGTCACCTTTGAGAAACAAAAATGGTGGACGGAGAACATCCAGCACCCTGTGTTCCCAAACTAACCAAAACCTGAAAGCTCTGAGAAGAGACAGAAGCCATTCCTCCTTCAGCAAGAGCTGCCTGAGTGATTCCTCAGACTCTGAGAACACAGATCCTCAGCTGGAGAGGAGGGGCACAGCTGTGAAGCTGAGAGACTTTAACCAAAACATGGCAGGGATTTCCTCAGAAACAGTCATGGCTCTTCATGTTTCTGATAAGGGGCCCgagaacagccaatcaggatgcacCAGCTCCTTGTTCAGTCAAGACTCTGAGGGCCACAGAGTAATTTCTCACCACTTTTCTGGCGAGCGAGAAAAACTTTGTTTGCTGAAACAGCCTCTGTGGGACAAAAGCAACCGAGGAACCAGCCCAGTCTATAGAGACTGCTTTAGGACTTGTTTTCCTAAAGAGAGTGGGCCCCAACTACCTGCAGGAGCAGAGATTCAACTGGAGTCATGTTACGACTTGCTATTCACAGAGGATTCGGAAGGCAATCGAGTAATTAAGCACTGA